Proteins from a genomic interval of Pyrenophora tritici-repentis strain M4 chromosome Unknown M4_contig_00030, whole genome shotgun sequence:
- a CDS encoding ComEC, membrane metal-binding protein → MLVITPTATTTPVFTAASTNIATAAPTLPILAIHSVLAALAIPAAPAVLAAPALANYAPTISALTALTPAAFTLNAPTPTVTALIAATLNALALTAIALATLAILATTTLLPLLLLLFLLLLLLRLLLLRPALATLTPTALTPPHSAILPITASALATSSISTIPVLLAALAFPAVPAVSTALFCPLPPTPPPPAVTAVSAAATAPLVAALTTLATFAFLAALNIFAINPTASVLAAPDTLTISTVLTLSLVLVTCTALNILITTPTTPAPVAASAPAILAAYNILTSTSYLLQLIYTSGYCYCYCYSPTFAILATLTVLTILAVLTILAVLIILAASAVLTILAVLVVLAASAVLTILAVLVVLAASAVLSTLTALTILAVPAVLAIATINLIVNSLAVRPFLALPLLLLLSSQSSQSP, encoded by the exons atgctcgttattactcctacggctactactacacctgtgtttactgccgcttctacaaatatcgccactgcggcccctacgcttcctattcttgctatccactccgtccttgctgctctcgccattccagctgctcctgctgtcctcgctgctcctgctctcgctaattacgctcctactatttccgcccttactgctcttactcctgcagcttttactcttaatgcgcctactcctacggttactgctcttattgctgctactcttaatgctctagctctcactgctattgctctcgctactctcgctattcttgctactactact ctcctacccttgctactcctgctattcttactgctcctgctcctacggctcttacttctacgtcctgctcttgctactcttactcctaccgctcttactcctccgcattccgcaatcctccctattactgcttctgctctcgccacttcctctatctctactatccccgtccttcttgctgctctcgctttccccgctgttcccgctgtctctactgctctcttctgccccttacctcctacgcctcctccacctgcggtaactgcggtttcggcggccgctaccgctcctcttgtcgctgctcttactaccctcgctactttcgctttccttgctgctcttaatatcttcgctatcaatcctacggcttctgttctcgctgctcctgatactcttactatctctactgtccttactttgtcccttgtccttgtaacttgcactgctcttaatattcttattactactcctactacccctgcacctgttgccgcttctgcccctgctatccttgctgcttataatatccttacttctacctcttacctcttacagcttatatacacctccggctactgctattgctactgctactctcctactttcgctatcctcgctactcttactgtccttactatcctcgctgttcttactatcctcgctgtcctcattatcctcgctgcttccgctgtccttacaatcctcgctgtcctcgttgtcctcgctgcttccgctgtccttacaatcctcgctgtcctcgttgtcctcgctgcttccgctgtcctttctacccttactgcccttactatcctcgctgttcccgctgtccttgcaatcgctacaattaacttaatagttaattcccttgccgttcgcccctttcttgcgctgcccttgttgctcttactgtcctcgcaatcatcgcaatcaccttaa